One Streptomyces sp. NBC_00193 DNA window includes the following coding sequences:
- a CDS encoding beta-ketoacyl synthase translates to MTGADLADRADLADRADRADRRVVITGLGVTSAFGRGEEALGRGLAASRAAFGPVGRFATDRYRTGVAAVLPGSPDLDEELRRVVEEACEQAGLSPAERAQAPLLLGRHADPAVARGPLAVQGKSAISDTAAALARACGLLGAARTYTNACVAASTAVSEAAVRIRTGREDRVVVSAGYLVDEDNFALFSAGRALSPDGVLRSFSAGRKGLLLGDGVGAVVLESAQAAAARGARPLAVLSGWGLAGDAHHVCRPHPEGLGMARAIGAALDRAGLAPADIGYVNAHGTGTPANDSSESAALRLALGDAVDGIPVSSTKSLHGHSLEASGMLELAVTLLVLRSGELPVNAGHSGPDDDCRLDLVLGSPRRVSPRHVLSLNAAFGGANTALVVSAP, encoded by the coding sequence GTGACCGGGGCGGACCTGGCTGACCGGGCTGACCTGGCGGACCGCGCGGACCGCGCGGACCGGAGGGTCGTCATCACCGGGCTCGGCGTCACCAGCGCCTTCGGCCGCGGCGAAGAGGCCCTCGGGCGGGGACTGGCCGCCTCCCGGGCGGCGTTCGGACCGGTCGGGCGGTTCGCCACGGACCGGTACCGCACGGGCGTCGCCGCCGTACTGCCGGGCTCGCCCGACCTGGACGAGGAGCTGCGCCGGGTCGTGGAGGAGGCCTGCGAGCAGGCCGGTCTGTCCCCGGCGGAGCGGGCGCAGGCTCCGCTCCTGCTGGGCCGGCACGCCGATCCGGCCGTGGCCCGCGGGCCGCTGGCCGTCCAGGGCAAGTCGGCGATCTCGGACACCGCGGCCGCCCTGGCGCGGGCCTGCGGTCTGCTCGGCGCGGCCCGGACCTACACGAATGCCTGTGTCGCGGCCAGTACGGCGGTCTCCGAGGCGGCCGTACGGATCCGCACGGGCCGGGAGGACCGCGTGGTCGTCTCCGCGGGCTACCTCGTGGACGAGGACAACTTCGCGCTGTTCTCCGCCGGCCGGGCGCTCTCCCCGGACGGCGTCCTGCGCTCCTTCAGCGCCGGCCGCAAGGGTCTGCTGCTCGGTGACGGCGTCGGCGCGGTGGTCCTGGAGTCCGCGCAGGCCGCCGCCGCGCGCGGGGCCCGGCCGCTCGCCGTGCTGTCCGGCTGGGGCCTGGCCGGCGACGCCCACCACGTGTGCCGGCCGCACCCCGAGGGCCTGGGGATGGCGCGGGCCATCGGCGCCGCGCTGGACCGGGCCGGGCTGGCGCCCGCGGACATCGGCTACGTCAACGCCCACGGCACCGGCACGCCCGCCAACGACTCCTCGGAGAGCGCCGCCCTGCGCCTCGCTCTCGGGGACGCGGTCGACGGCATCCCGGTGAGCTCCACGAAGTCCCTGCACGGGCACTCCCTGGAGGCGTCCGGAATGCTCGAACTCGCCGTCACCCTGCTGGTCCTGCGCAGCGGGGAACTCCCCGTCAACGCGGGCCACTCGGGGCCCGACGACGACTGCCGCCTGGACCTGGTCCTCGGCTCGCCCCGCCGGGTCTCCCCCCGGCACGTCCTCAGCCTGAACGCCGCTTTCGGCGGGGCCAACACCGCATTGGTGGTGAGCGCGCCATGA
- a CDS encoding beta-ketoacyl synthase chain length factor encodes MTTSPALSPTRSTLPAAAVEVLAEGVWPAPDDPELPVPLAGFAVSSFSPMASAAADRCLEQVYGAPGAAEPGAEPAGPGAQELVRRAGRTAIVLASRGGDLETHTATAVAVDAGRPAAPLLFFQSVPNAVVGHIAKRWGLAGPVICFSPDAATADPLGEALDVTRFLVDGGDAGEALLLLVEQAGPDGAPANARALLVRPAADAAPVAGEES; translated from the coding sequence ATGACCACGTCCCCGGCCCTTTCCCCCACCCGTTCCACCCTCCCGGCGGCTGCCGTGGAGGTCCTCGCGGAGGGCGTCTGGCCCGCCCCGGACGACCCCGAACTGCCGGTGCCGCTGGCCGGTTTCGCCGTCTCCTCCTTCAGCCCGATGGCCTCGGCCGCCGCCGACCGCTGCCTGGAGCAGGTGTACGGGGCTCCGGGCGCGGCGGAGCCCGGCGCGGAGCCGGCCGGTCCCGGCGCGCAGGAGCTCGTACGGCGGGCCGGGCGCACGGCGATCGTGCTGGCCTCCCGGGGCGGCGACCTGGAGACGCACACGGCGACCGCGGTCGCGGTGGACGCCGGCCGGCCCGCGGCGCCCCTGCTGTTCTTCCAGTCCGTGCCCAACGCGGTGGTCGGCCACATCGCCAAGCGCTGGGGGCTCGCCGGTCCGGTGATCTGCTTCAGCCCCGACGCGGCGACCGCCGATCCGCTGGGCGAGGCCCTGGACGTCACCCGCTTCCTGGTCGACGGGGGCGACGCCGGGGAGGCGCTGCTGCTGCTCGTGGAGCAGGCCGGCCCGGACGGCGCGCCCGCGAACGCCCGCGCCCTGCTCGTACGGCCCGCGGCGGATGCCGCGCCGGTCGCCGGGGAGGAGTCGTGA
- a CDS encoding L-2-amino-thiazoline-4-carboxylic acid hydrolase → MTSSASQAPGPAGPGEPSADLLRQFWWLHDARWYQGVARRFGQDAANEVNAEAMQFVTRRIASAYAREEGLGPGLSAAELATALTGISELMTGDAVEASNKVTGEESFETAVTRNFALEMLARAGTLEGYECPCPQMRAGWFEGLKTEVSDHRVECLRTGASACRFRTSTASGAAAATDGAAAAATDDAATATVPGKETP, encoded by the coding sequence GTGACCAGTTCCGCCTCCCAGGCACCCGGACCGGCAGGCCCCGGCGAGCCCTCCGCCGACCTGCTGCGCCAGTTCTGGTGGCTGCACGACGCCCGCTGGTACCAGGGGGTCGCGCGGCGGTTCGGCCAGGACGCGGCGAACGAGGTCAACGCGGAGGCGATGCAGTTCGTCACCCGCCGGATCGCCTCCGCCTACGCACGGGAAGAGGGGCTGGGCCCGGGGCTCTCCGCCGCCGAGCTGGCCACCGCGCTGACCGGCATCTCGGAGCTGATGACCGGGGACGCCGTGGAGGCCTCCAACAAGGTCACCGGCGAGGAGTCCTTCGAGACGGCGGTCACCCGCAACTTCGCCCTGGAGATGCTCGCGCGCGCCGGGACGCTGGAGGGCTACGAGTGCCCGTGCCCGCAGATGCGGGCGGGGTGGTTCGAGGGGCTGAAGACGGAGGTCAGCGACCACCGCGTGGAGTGCCTGCGCACCGGCGCCTCCGCCTGCCGCTTCCGTACGAGCACGGCGTCCGGCGCGGCCGCCGCCACCGACGGCGCTGCCGCTGCCGCCACCGACGACGCCGCCACCGCCACCGTCCCCGGGAAGGAGACCCCGTGA
- the pabB gene encoding aminodeoxychorismate synthase component I, producing MRTLLVDNYDSFTFNLFHLLAEANGQEPVVIRNDEPGWRISHLEEFDNVVLSPGPGTPERPEDFGVCTEIVRAADRPVLGVCLGHQGIAHLGGGSVLRAPEPRHGRVSPVEHSGTDLFAGIPSPFDVVRYHSLTVADLPEDVFEATAWAPGGILMGLRHRERPLWGVQFHPESISSEHGLLMMRNFRELTTRWQQEHPGARPLAPAAPAAAPARPAPSRHLRVLTERLPTAWDPEIVFDELLRGGNHAFWLDSSRSDGATGRFSIMGDASGDLARVATADVAAGTVTVVSERDGVRSAQVAQRPFFDWIDEDLKSLEVDLPDRAENPCNFALGWVGYLGYELKAQCGAGPVVHRSKQPDATMVFAARALAFDHLTGTTHLLALAPADPGDDAEALAHDASARAWLHGTAGRLRALTGRTADADVPAQPVDAGDLSLRHDRDAYLDRIRRSQEDIAAGETYEVCLTNELHSEAKVDPWEGYRFLRRTSPAPFASLLLFEDLAVLSTSPERFLRVTAEGLAESKPIKGTRPRGATAQEDEALIADLRTNEKDRSENLMIVDLVRNDLGRCAEVGSVHVPKLFDVETFATVHQLVSTVRATMRPGVSAVECVRTAFPGGSMTGAPKIRTMQIIDELEEGPRGVYSGAIGYFSLCGGADLSIVIRTAVVTEEGIRYGVGGAIVALSDPADEYEETITKTTPLLRLLGRGFPGRDAAASAEPPVSR from the coding sequence ATGCGCACTCTCCTGGTGGATAATTACGACTCCTTCACCTTCAATCTGTTCCACCTCCTGGCGGAGGCCAACGGGCAGGAGCCCGTCGTCATCCGCAACGATGAGCCGGGGTGGAGAATCAGCCATCTGGAGGAGTTCGACAACGTCGTCCTGTCTCCCGGACCCGGCACCCCCGAACGCCCGGAGGACTTCGGCGTCTGCACCGAGATCGTCCGCGCGGCGGACCGCCCGGTCCTCGGCGTGTGCCTCGGCCACCAGGGCATAGCCCACCTCGGCGGCGGCTCCGTCCTGCGGGCCCCCGAACCCCGGCACGGACGGGTCTCCCCCGTGGAGCACTCCGGGACGGACCTCTTCGCCGGGATCCCCTCGCCCTTCGACGTCGTGCGCTACCACTCCCTCACCGTGGCCGACCTGCCCGAGGACGTCTTCGAGGCCACCGCATGGGCGCCGGGCGGCATCCTCATGGGCCTGCGCCACCGCGAACGCCCGCTGTGGGGCGTGCAGTTCCACCCCGAATCCATCAGCAGCGAGCACGGACTGCTGATGATGCGCAACTTCCGCGAGCTCACCACCCGCTGGCAGCAGGAGCACCCCGGCGCGCGGCCCCTCGCACCGGCCGCGCCCGCCGCCGCGCCCGCCCGCCCCGCCCCGAGCCGGCACCTGCGCGTCCTCACCGAGCGGCTGCCCACCGCCTGGGACCCCGAGATCGTCTTCGACGAGCTGCTGCGCGGCGGGAACCACGCCTTCTGGCTCGACAGCAGCCGCAGTGACGGCGCCACGGGCCGCTTCTCGATCATGGGAGACGCCTCCGGCGACCTGGCCCGCGTGGCCACCGCCGACGTGGCGGCCGGCACGGTCACCGTCGTCTCCGAGCGGGACGGCGTCCGCAGCGCGCAGGTCGCGCAGCGCCCCTTCTTCGACTGGATCGACGAGGACCTGAAGTCCCTGGAGGTGGACCTGCCCGACCGGGCCGAGAACCCCTGCAACTTCGCCCTCGGCTGGGTCGGGTACCTCGGGTACGAACTGAAGGCGCAGTGCGGGGCCGGCCCGGTCGTCCACCGCTCGAAGCAGCCCGACGCCACGATGGTGTTCGCGGCCCGCGCCCTGGCCTTCGACCACCTGACCGGCACCACGCACCTGCTCGCCCTGGCCCCGGCCGACCCCGGCGACGACGCCGAGGCGCTCGCCCACGACGCCTCCGCCCGCGCGTGGCTGCACGGCACCGCCGGACGGCTGCGCGCCCTCACCGGCCGGACCGCGGACGCCGACGTGCCCGCGCAGCCCGTGGACGCCGGCGATCTGAGCCTGCGCCACGACCGGGACGCCTACCTGGACCGCATCCGGCGCAGCCAGGAGGACATCGCCGCCGGCGAGACCTACGAGGTCTGCCTCACCAACGAGCTGCACAGCGAAGCGAAGGTGGACCCCTGGGAGGGGTACCGGTTCCTGCGCCGCACCAGCCCGGCGCCGTTCGCCTCGCTGCTCCTCTTCGAGGACCTCGCCGTCCTCAGCACCTCGCCGGAACGGTTCCTGCGCGTCACCGCCGAGGGGCTCGCCGAGTCCAAGCCGATCAAGGGCACCCGGCCGCGCGGAGCCACCGCGCAGGAGGACGAGGCGCTGATCGCCGATCTGCGGACCAACGAGAAGGACCGCTCCGAGAACCTGATGATCGTCGACCTGGTCCGCAACGACCTCGGCCGGTGCGCGGAGGTCGGCTCGGTCCACGTGCCCAAGCTGTTCGACGTGGAGACCTTCGCCACGGTGCACCAGCTCGTCAGCACCGTACGGGCCACCATGCGCCCCGGAGTGAGCGCCGTGGAGTGCGTGCGCACCGCGTTCCCGGGCGGTTCGATGACGGGTGCCCCCAAGATCCGCACCATGCAGATCATCGACGAACTGGAGGAGGGCCCGCGCGGCGTGTACTCCGGAGCGATCGGCTACTTCTCCCTGTGCGGCGGCGCCGACCTCAGCATCGTCATCCGCACCGCCGTCGTCACGGAGGAGGGCATCCGCTACGGAGTCGGCGGCGCCATCGTCGCGCTCTCCGACCCCGCAGACGAGTACGAGGAGACCATCACCAAGACGACCCCGCTGCTCCGCCTCCTCGGCAGGGGCTTCCCCGGCCGCGACGCGGCGGCATCCGCCGAGCCCCCGGTGTCCCGTTGA
- a CDS encoding aminotransferase class IV codes for MTGPTGVTGPTGPTGLTGPTPPTVPGRADRLFALTRYGALREVPATDAPGTLLAADSWLVDDGRVRALDRHRSRFTATCTEAAGVPVALLDTFWTAMAALLPRAAGHWFPRVELETVSPDASPDTALPGGHRLLYRLRPAPARSTTARVWGLAVCDPRRTPRHKGPDLGALAEVRSRATAADADEALLVTADGVVLEAANSSLLWWEEDVLCHPPAELPVLPGVTASLLLDRAARTGVTVRPVRRRLSALAGREVWVVNALHGLRPVTAWTGGSLPAGAPLHAAAWQNWLDGMRTALPA; via the coding sequence TTGACCGGGCCCACTGGGGTGACCGGGCCGACCGGGCCCACCGGGCTGACCGGGCCGACCCCGCCCACCGTGCCGGGCCGCGCCGACCGCCTCTTCGCGCTCACGCGGTACGGGGCCCTGCGCGAGGTCCCCGCGACGGACGCCCCCGGCACGCTCCTCGCCGCGGACTCCTGGCTGGTCGACGACGGCCGGGTCCGCGCCCTGGACCGGCACCGCAGCCGCTTCACCGCCACCTGCACCGAGGCCGCCGGCGTGCCCGTCGCACTCCTGGACACCTTCTGGACCGCGATGGCGGCCCTGCTGCCCCGGGCGGCCGGCCACTGGTTCCCGCGCGTGGAGCTGGAAACCGTGTCCCCGGACGCGTCACCGGACACGGCCCTGCCCGGTGGCCACCGGCTGCTGTACCGGCTGCGCCCCGCACCCGCGCGCTCCACGACGGCCAGGGTCTGGGGACTCGCGGTCTGCGACCCGCGCCGGACGCCCCGTCACAAGGGGCCGGACCTGGGCGCCCTGGCCGAAGTCCGCTCCAGGGCCACGGCCGCGGACGCCGACGAGGCGCTCCTGGTCACCGCGGACGGAGTGGTGCTCGAAGCGGCCAACTCCTCGCTCCTGTGGTGGGAGGAGGACGTCCTGTGCCATCCGCCCGCCGAGCTCCCGGTGCTCCCCGGGGTCACCGCCTCGCTCCTGCTCGACCGGGCGGCGCGCACGGGAGTGACCGTACGGCCCGTCCGGCGCAGGCTGTCCGCGCTGGCCGGCCGCGAGGTCTGGGTGGTCAACGCCCTCCACGGCCTGCGCCCCGTCACCGCCTGGACGGGCGGGTCGCTCCCGGCCGGCGCCCCGCTGCACGCCGCTGCGTGGCAGAACTGGCTGGACGGAATGCGGACCGCGCTCCCGGCGTGA
- a CDS encoding acyl carrier protein, with product MSTPVRAFVVNTLETMNLDIAGVTDDTPIGDDGLELESLTTAELVMQVEEEYGVKFSDEDVEGLQTLTIGEFVSQVEQRRTQVTAQAGSA from the coding sequence ATGAGCACCCCTGTGCGCGCCTTCGTAGTGAACACCCTCGAAACCATGAACCTCGACATCGCCGGGGTCACGGACGACACCCCCATCGGCGACGACGGCCTGGAGCTGGAGTCGCTCACCACCGCCGAACTCGTCATGCAGGTCGAGGAGGAGTACGGGGTCAAGTTCTCCGACGAGGACGTCGAGGGCCTGCAGACCCTGACCATCGGCGAGTTCGTCTCCCAGGTCGAGCAGCGCCGGACCCAGGTCACGGCCCAGGCTGGCTCGGCGTGA
- a CDS encoding 4'-phosphopantetheinyl transferase superfamily protein, giving the protein MSRVEVWLAVPVGDQRKHAHALLRRAAAAVLGVGPEGLAVAREPGGRPYVVSRPGAADRGSRPPVRVNVSVSHTRGLTAVAVCTGGDVGVDVEPARELPAVALARRWFAEEDVRWIEGHAPALRARALLWVWTHKEALGKAVGTGLAGGGRLRPVPLPASGLPPEPAGRPVTLREIFPGAGLTSAVPGGPEGYVLCVAGGPGTEGAPVSVTRVEG; this is encoded by the coding sequence GTGTCCCGGGTAGAGGTGTGGCTCGCGGTCCCGGTCGGTGACCAGCGCAAGCACGCGCACGCGCTGCTGCGGCGGGCCGCTGCGGCGGTGCTGGGCGTCGGGCCCGAGGGCCTGGCCGTGGCCCGGGAGCCGGGCGGACGGCCGTACGTGGTGTCACGGCCCGGCGCCGCGGACCGCGGGTCGCGGCCGCCGGTGCGGGTGAACGTGAGCGTGAGCCACACCCGCGGCCTGACCGCGGTCGCGGTCTGCACCGGCGGGGACGTGGGCGTGGACGTGGAGCCGGCCCGCGAGCTCCCGGCGGTGGCCCTCGCCCGGCGCTGGTTCGCCGAGGAGGACGTCCGCTGGATCGAAGGCCATGCACCCGCCCTGCGGGCCCGCGCCCTGCTGTGGGTCTGGACGCACAAGGAGGCACTGGGCAAGGCGGTCGGCACCGGGCTGGCCGGCGGAGGCCGGCTGCGGCCGGTTCCGCTGCCCGCCTCCGGCCTGCCGCCGGAGCCCGCCGGGCGTCCGGTGACCCTGCGGGAGATCTTCCCGGGCGCGGGCCTGACCAGCGCCGTCCCCGGCGGCCCCGAGGGCTACGTGCTGTGCGTGGCGGGCGGCCCGGGCACCGAGGGCGCTCCGGTGTCGGTCACCCGCGTGGAGGGCTGA
- a CDS encoding class I adenylate-forming enzyme family protein, translating to MISDFGGPGPGTTDPQQHDGSWVDELLLHAGHDDAEPAVHIGERLDRAGLRREVVARHTELAEAGLRRGGSVALQLPPSLALLTHLLAAWRTGAQVILLDHRLTAHESDRALQRTAPQFLVRPAGLVRLGVLRGFHTVDAVAEPYPEGRPAASGHALVQLSSGSTGPSKVIGRTAADLVAEVHRYTLIPGMPGRGDRIVVLNSLIHAMGLMAGVLHSLHAGVEIVLPERMSADGILAAVAARTAPTVITGVPFHAQLLASVSAPPPLPHLVGAISAGESVRPGVAEAFAARYGVPLGEVYGMTETGVIAADLSGASRPATGRTAPGIEAKVVDGELLVRRPVSPYLGQAGPDRWADGWLRTRDAATLDPQTGLLAVVGRLDSQVSVGGLKVDLTEVEWTLSELPGVREAVVVHDGAIEAYAVLDEQVTARAVESLLAERVAGFKLPRRIHALAALPRTTTGKPVRDPAALRAAAQQAAAVERV from the coding sequence GTGATCAGCGATTTCGGGGGCCCCGGGCCCGGGACGACCGATCCGCAGCAGCACGACGGAAGCTGGGTCGACGAGCTGCTCCTGCACGCCGGCCACGACGACGCCGAGCCTGCGGTGCACATCGGCGAACGGCTGGATCGCGCCGGTCTGCGCCGCGAGGTCGTGGCCCGCCACACCGAGCTGGCGGAGGCCGGACTGCGCCGCGGCGGATCGGTCGCCCTCCAGCTGCCCCCGTCGCTCGCGCTCCTCACCCACCTGCTGGCCGCCTGGCGGACCGGGGCCCAGGTGATCCTGCTCGACCACCGGCTGACCGCCCACGAGAGCGACCGGGCGCTGCAGCGGACGGCCCCTCAGTTCCTCGTCCGGCCGGCCGGGCTGGTGCGCCTCGGCGTGCTGCGCGGATTCCACACGGTCGACGCCGTGGCCGAGCCGTACCCCGAGGGGCGTCCGGCCGCGAGCGGGCACGCGCTCGTCCAGCTCAGCTCCGGTTCCACCGGCCCCTCCAAGGTGATCGGGCGCACGGCCGCGGACCTCGTCGCCGAGGTCCACCGCTACACCCTGATCCCCGGTATGCCCGGGCGGGGCGACCGCATCGTGGTCCTCAACTCCCTGATCCACGCGATGGGGCTGATGGCGGGGGTCCTGCACAGCCTGCACGCGGGCGTCGAGATCGTGCTGCCGGAGCGGATGAGCGCCGACGGCATCCTCGCCGCCGTGGCCGCGCGGACCGCGCCGACCGTGATCACGGGCGTGCCGTTCCACGCGCAGCTGCTGGCCTCGGTCTCCGCTCCCCCGCCGCTGCCGCACCTGGTCGGGGCCATATCCGCCGGCGAGTCGGTGCGGCCCGGGGTCGCCGAGGCCTTCGCCGCGCGGTACGGCGTACCGCTGGGCGAGGTGTACGGGATGACGGAGACGGGCGTCATCGCGGCCGACCTGTCCGGGGCCTCCCGGCCGGCCACGGGGCGCACCGCTCCGGGCATCGAGGCGAAGGTGGTGGACGGGGAGCTCCTCGTACGGCGGCCCGTCAGCCCGTACCTCGGCCAGGCCGGTCCGGACCGCTGGGCGGACGGCTGGCTGCGCACCCGCGACGCCGCGACGCTCGACCCGCAGACCGGGCTGCTGGCCGTCGTGGGCCGGCTGGACTCCCAGGTGTCGGTCGGCGGCCTCAAGGTCGACCTCACCGAGGTCGAGTGGACCCTGTCCGAACTGCCCGGCGTCCGCGAGGCGGTGGTGGTCCACGACGGGGCCATCGAGGCCTACGCGGTCCTCGACGAGCAGGTCACGGCGCGTGCCGTGGAGAGCCTGCTCGCCGAGCGGGTGGCGGGCTTCAAGCTGCCGCGCCGCATCCACGCACTGGCCGCCCTGCCCCGGACGACCACCGGAAAGCCGGTACGGGATCCGGCCGCGCTGCGGGCCGCCGCGCAGCAGGCCGCCGCCGTGGAACGGGTGTGA
- a CDS encoding acyl carrier protein has translation MSGRSPAPGRPEVIALLAQHDECAPGDVGERIDSLQLAWLVHVVEERYGIRIDLDEELEAMDTVDGAVAVLAGALAAPVPGGSGS, from the coding sequence GTGAGCGGCCGGTCCCCCGCCCCCGGCCGTCCGGAGGTGATCGCCCTGCTGGCCCAGCACGACGAGTGCGCCCCGGGCGACGTGGGCGAGCGGATCGACTCCCTGCAGCTGGCCTGGCTGGTGCACGTGGTCGAGGAGCGGTACGGCATCCGGATCGACCTCGACGAGGAGCTGGAGGCCATGGACACGGTCGACGGCGCCGTCGCGGTGCTGGCCGGCGCCCTGGCCGCTCCCGTGCCGGGCGGGAGCGGTTCGTGA
- a CDS encoding beta-ketoacyl synthase: protein MRSGLREQYDVWVTGIGLVTPLGIGVPAFVDGLAAQRSGLRRLEGEAWAATGADVAGVAPEISALDLLPRTEARSVDRFVLMALAAADEALGDAKLTVGQDVAADRVAVVVSTGAGGLATYEEQAVARASRGRAAVSPYLLPGMLPNMAAARIAIRHGVRGLSSSIATACAAGAMSVAEGLRLIREGTADVVICGGTDTALAPSVATSFGNARALARAGTGDPAAASRPFDLDRSGFVLAEGAGILVLERAAHARARSAHAYGRVLGWGATSDAHHPTSPRPDGEGAADAMRRALADAGLSPRDIGYVNAHGTGTKVGDLAEARAVRSVFGEDGPPVSSVKGAIGHLLGAAGAVEAAATVLALHHRSLPATANLDRPDPACALDHVRGAPRAAAPEAAVSNSFAFGGHNVSLVLGTAPGAA from the coding sequence GTGAGGAGCGGGCTCCGGGAGCAGTACGACGTCTGGGTCACCGGGATCGGACTGGTCACCCCGCTCGGCATCGGCGTACCCGCCTTCGTGGACGGGCTCGCGGCCCAGCGCTCCGGGCTGCGCCGGCTGGAGGGCGAGGCCTGGGCCGCGACCGGCGCCGACGTGGCCGGGGTGGCCCCCGAGATCTCCGCCCTGGACCTGCTGCCGCGCACCGAGGCGCGCTCGGTCGACCGGTTCGTGCTCATGGCGCTGGCCGCCGCCGACGAGGCGCTCGGCGACGCCAAGCTGACGGTGGGCCAGGACGTGGCGGCGGACCGGGTGGCGGTGGTGGTCTCCACCGGCGCCGGCGGGCTCGCGACGTACGAGGAGCAGGCCGTGGCCCGCGCCTCGCGGGGCCGGGCCGCGGTCAGCCCGTACCTCCTTCCCGGCATGCTGCCCAACATGGCGGCGGCCCGGATCGCGATCCGCCACGGCGTGCGCGGGCTCAGCAGCTCCATCGCCACGGCCTGCGCGGCGGGGGCGATGTCGGTGGCCGAGGGGCTGCGGCTGATCCGCGAGGGCACCGCGGACGTGGTGATCTGCGGGGGCACCGACACCGCGCTCGCCCCCTCCGTGGCCACCTCCTTCGGCAACGCCCGCGCGCTGGCCCGCGCCGGGACGGGCGATCCGGCGGCGGCCAGCCGCCCGTTCGACCTGGACCGGAGCGGTTTCGTCCTCGCCGAGGGCGCCGGGATCCTCGTCCTGGAGCGGGCCGCCCACGCCCGCGCCCGCTCGGCGCACGCCTACGGGCGGGTCCTGGGCTGGGGCGCGACCAGCGACGCCCACCACCCGACCTCGCCCCGGCCCGACGGCGAGGGCGCGGCGGACGCCATGCGGCGCGCGCTGGCGGACGCGGGGCTGTCCCCCCGGGACATCGGCTACGTCAACGCCCACGGGACCGGCACCAAGGTGGGCGACCTGGCCGAGGCGCGGGCCGTCCGCTCGGTGTTCGGCGAGGACGGGCCGCCGGTCAGCTCGGTCAAGGGAGCCATCGGCCACCTCCTGGGCGCGGCGGGCGCGGTGGAGGCGGCGGCGACCGTACTCGCCCTGCACCACCGGAGCCTGCCGGCGACGGCCAACCTCGACCGGCCGGACCCGGCCTGCGCACTCGACCACGTCCGCGGCGCGCCCCGCGCGGCGGCGCCCGAGGCCGCGGTGTCCAACTCCTTCGCCTTCGGCGGCCACAACGTGAGCCTCGTGCTCGGCACGGCCCCGGGGGCGGCCTGA